cttcattgatGACGCAAAGGCCTGGGGCTGAAAGTTCGTTGAAGAGCTTGGATAGTGTCATACGATCCACTATCAATTTAGAAAATCCTCAGCCCATTAGAACACCTTATAGCAATGCAACGGCGAATAACAATTTTGACATCAAGAAGacgctttctttttccagaatCCCCATGATTCCCGGTGGTAAGCTACAAAATACAAGTAATAGCACTGACGCTGGCGAATTGTTCAACGCGCAAAATGCAGGTTACAAATTATGGGTAGTACAAGCCGGTACTTTGATTGCACATTTGCTGAGTGCTGCGGGTGCAGACCATGTGATCACAATGGATTTGCACGACCCGCAATTTCCAGGCTTTTTCGACATTCCGGTGGATAATCTTTACTGTAAGCCCATTGCTCAAAACTACATCCAACATCGTATTCCAGACTATCAGGATGCGGTGATTGTTTCCCCAGATGCCGGTGGTGCCAAGAGAGCCACAGCTATTGCAGACGCTCTAGAATTGTCCTTTGCCTTGATccataaagaaagaagatctCAGTTGCTTAAGGGACCTCCAGATGCCACACTGACCTCGGGTGGTTCGTTACCTGTATCTCCAAGACCTTTAGTGACTACTTTGGTTTCTTCGCAAAACATTACTACTTCAGGTGCCACCGAAGTCGGCGCGCTcgagatgaagaaaacagcCTCAACGTCTTCCACTTCCTCGCAATCCtccaattcatcaaaatttgTTCAAACCACCATGCTTGTTGGTGACGTTCGAAACAAGGTTTGCATTATCGTGGACGACTTGGTTGACACTTCGTACACCATTACTAGAGCGGCCAAACTGTTGAAGGATCAAGGGTCTACCAAAGTTTACGCTTTAATCACGCACGGTGTCTTTTCTGGTGATGCGCTAGAGAGGATTGGTCAAAGTAGTATAGATAAGCTGATCATTTCTAATACGGTCCCTCAAGATAGAACCTTGCAATATCTAGGTAAGGATAGAGTGGATGTTATTGATGTTTCTTGCATAATCGGTGAAGCTATCAGAAGAATCCATAACGGTGAGTCCATTTCTATGCTGTTCGAACAGGGTTGGTAGTGGGATTGATCGGTGTTGTTATATTGATAAAATAGGGAAAAGTGTCTATATGGTTTACGTATAAATCttctacattttttttgttaagtGTTTATGTGTGTATTGAAACGTTATATTTATAGGTtagaaaaactaaaaaaaaaggtgaCTTCTTCTTGTATAATTTGCAGAAAAAATCTCAGTTTTCCTCTTCTGAGCACATGCATGTAGGTGGTCTAATATTGGCGATGTATGATGGGTTCCCCTTGAATTTGCTTTATCTTTTCATGGTGGATGAAGAGCCATTACCTTCAAAATTGGAGTTTCTTGATAAAGAATCCGAATAAGTGGGACGATCATTGTTAGTATTATTCTCGCTCTTGTTGAACTTATTTTTAAGACTGGAGAAAAGACTTGTGTTTGAGCTTGAACTTCCCCTATCATCAGTTTGATTcgaattttcttgatcatTATATCCATTATCGTATTCACTTTTGGACTCATCCCAATCCTTCGCAGGACCAATGATTGTTTTGGGGACACCTTTGACCGTGATCACCGATTCTACTATACCATTCTTGGTGTTTTGGTATGAGGACGAGATTGTGAC
The DNA window shown above is from Saccharomyces kudriavzevii IFO 1802 strain IFO1802 genome assembly, chromosome: 15 and carries:
- the PRS5 gene encoding ribose phosphate diphosphokinase subunit PRS5 (similar to Saccharomyces cerevisiae PRS5 (YOL061W); ancestral locus Anc_3.166) encodes the protein MSMSNIVVFGGDSHPNLVTKICENLDIHPSRVELGKFSNGETSIALRESVREKDVYIIQSGCGQVNDTFMQLLILISACKSASASRVTAVMPYLCYSRQPDIPYTAKGAPIISKPKENYTFESHPGTPVSSSLMTQRPGAESSLKSLDSVIRSTINLENPQPIRTPYSNATANNNFDIKKTLSFSRIPMIPGGKLQNTSNSTDAGELFNAQNAGYKLWVVQAGTLIAHLLSAAGADHVITMDLHDPQFPGFFDIPVDNLYCKPIAQNYIQHRIPDYQDAVIVSPDAGGAKRATAIADALELSFALIHKERRSQLLKGPPDATLTSGGSLPVSPRPLVTTLVSSQNITTSGATEVGALEMKKTASTSSTSSQSSNSSKFVQTTMLVGDVRNKVCIIVDDLVDTSYTITRAAKLLKDQGSTKVYALITHGVFSGDALERIGQSSIDKLIISNTVPQDRTLQYLGKDRVDVIDVSCIIGEAIRRIHNGESISMLFEQGW